A DNA window from Sediminitomix flava contains the following coding sequences:
- a CDS encoding DUF58 domain-containing protein, which yields MKLSEKILARHLASVEQLELLVNQLLDGMQFGLQWNNQKGTGMEFSQYRTYMAGDDPRNLDWKVLARTGNYLIKESELEARIPVQVILDNSRSMLYAEEGISKFDKARLLAALAGNIVAKQGDGFKLSAFSPTSQVISQTVEKRGDIPFLYDFLTKLAPIQSWLSYKESLHAFEFLQKRSLILFFTDFYQEDENMYELLRYWRSMGHQVICLHLLGEKEKTLDFKTGNTLVDLESGKKILIGGKENKTQYQKAFRTWQAQLQEQFLQSGISYMEVLLDADEGSVLRKLLM from the coding sequence ATGAAGCTTTCCGAAAAAATACTCGCCCGTCATTTGGCTTCGGTAGAACAATTGGAACTCTTAGTCAATCAATTGTTAGATGGAATGCAGTTTGGCTTGCAGTGGAATAATCAGAAGGGAACGGGAATGGAATTTAGCCAATACAGAACGTATATGGCAGGAGATGACCCCCGAAATCTGGATTGGAAAGTACTTGCTCGAACAGGGAATTACCTCATCAAAGAGTCGGAGTTGGAAGCGCGGATTCCTGTACAAGTCATTTTGGATAATAGCCGTTCAATGCTTTATGCAGAAGAAGGAATTTCTAAGTTTGATAAAGCACGATTACTGGCCGCATTGGCAGGGAATATTGTAGCAAAACAAGGTGATGGATTTAAACTTTCTGCTTTTTCTCCAACTTCACAAGTGATATCTCAAACTGTAGAAAAACGAGGAGATATTCCTTTTCTCTATGATTTTCTGACCAAGCTAGCCCCAATTCAATCGTGGTTAAGCTACAAGGAAAGTCTTCATGCCTTTGAGTTTTTACAGAAAAGAAGTCTGATTCTATTTTTTACGGATTTCTACCAAGAAGACGAAAATATGTATGAACTTCTTCGCTATTGGAGAAGTATGGGACATCAAGTGATTTGCTTGCATTTGTTAGGGGAGAAAGAGAAAACGCTCGACTTCAAAACGGGAAATACCTTGGTTGATCTAGAGTCTGGGAAAAAAATATTAATTGGGGGAAAAGAAAATAAAACGCAATACCAAAAAGCCTTTCGTACTTGGCAAGCTCAGTTACAAGAACAATTTCTGCAATCGGGTATTTCATATATGGAAGTATTACTAGATGCAGATGAAGGGAGTGTTCTTCGAAAGTTATTAATGTAA
- a CDS encoding YceI family protein, with the protein MKKYHLILITLLLSYSSYLFAQADKEKNVRECTLILESNFEVTGYSTVAGGDKKIPFLFEYKGDHAEKIETKGRLQHEILDLTNSSLQLKVNHFKSGNFIMDKDFYKMLKYKDYPQISVDFKQIGWHRNEDQKAEIIKLKISLDIAGVKKEYTFDIEPAEVQNRSFHFTSTQQINIRDFGLIPPKKMMGMVVVQDEVDIMIDLKGKLELND; encoded by the coding sequence ATGAAAAAGTATCATCTTATTCTTATAACCTTATTATTAAGCTATTCATCATATCTGTTCGCGCAAGCGGATAAAGAAAAAAATGTAAGAGAGTGTACTTTAATTTTAGAAAGTAATTTTGAAGTCACAGGATATTCTACCGTAGCTGGAGGAGATAAGAAAATTCCATTCTTATTTGAATACAAGGGCGACCACGCTGAAAAAATCGAGACGAAAGGGCGCTTACAACATGAAATACTAGATCTAACAAACTCATCGCTTCAATTAAAAGTAAATCACTTCAAGAGTGGAAACTTTATCATGGATAAAGACTTCTACAAAATGTTGAAGTATAAAGATTACCCTCAGATTTCTGTAGACTTTAAGCAAATTGGTTGGCATAGAAATGAGGATCAAAAAGCGGAGATCATTAAACTGAAAATTAGCTTAGACATAGCTGGAGTTAAAAAAGAATATACTTTTGATATAGAACCGGCAGAAGTTCAGAATAGAAGTTTTCATTTTACTTCTACACAACAAATCAATATCCGAGATTTTGGATTAATCCCTCCTAAAAAAATGATGGGAATGGTTGTCGTGCAAGATGAGGTTGATATTATGATAGATTTGAAAGGGAAATTAGAGCTAAATGACTAG
- a CDS encoding DUF4159 domain-containing protein — translation MSKFFFTRLQYNSGDWNTDQRMPSNLLNSLVEYTNIPIEEQERVVPLSSPKIFSSPFCYISGHKLVQFDAQEKQNFKQYVENGGFVFADDCNHDIDGLFAKSFENQMADIFGADALVKIPNTHPIYTSFFEFEDGPPTTSQELNGWGDDLVHEYLKAIIINGRIGVLYSNKDYGCEWDYDFRNKRWLAVDNTRFGVNIIMYALNS, via the coding sequence TTGAGCAAATTCTTTTTTACACGATTACAATACAATTCTGGAGATTGGAACACAGACCAGCGTATGCCTTCCAATCTTTTAAACTCTTTGGTAGAATACACCAATATTCCAATTGAGGAACAAGAACGTGTAGTCCCTTTATCAAGTCCCAAAATCTTTAGTTCTCCTTTTTGCTATATCAGCGGACATAAACTGGTGCAGTTTGATGCACAAGAGAAACAGAACTTCAAGCAATATGTAGAAAATGGAGGCTTTGTATTCGCAGACGATTGCAATCATGATATAGATGGCTTATTTGCTAAATCTTTTGAAAATCAGATGGCGGATATTTTTGGTGCTGATGCACTCGTAAAAATCCCGAATACACATCCTATTTATACATCCTTTTTTGAATTTGAAGATGGTCCTCCAACTACTTCTCAAGAATTAAATGGATGGGGAGATGATTTAGTCCACGAATACCTAAAAGCGATTATCATTAATGGGCGAATTGGCGTGCTTTACAGCAATAAAGATTATGGCTGCGAATGGGATTATGATTTCAGAAATAAGAGGTGGCTAGCAGTAGATAATACTCGATTTGGTGTGAATATCATTATGTATGCGCTTAATAGTTAA
- a CDS encoding TldD/PmbA family protein, with protein MKRRNFIQLAGLGLGGTALSVPIIGNAVPTDVIKDPVADSVKKHLSDVALDTATSNGASYADVRIGRYLNQFLFTREKKVQNIVNTESFGIGVRVIANGTWGFASTNDVTERGIREATRQAVAIAKANSRIQKEPVNLVPQEGYGQVAWKAPIEKNAFETPIKDKVDLLLNANSAAMDNGAKFVSSALFFVNEQKYFASTEGSYIDQDVHRVWPTFTATGVDQNTGKFKSRQALSAPMGMGFEYLDGLDSEKVDGPAGLRLYRNSYDMVEDAAIAGKQVKEMLSAKSVEPGKYDLVLEPNHLGLTIHESVGHPLELDRVLGYEANYAGTSFATLDKWESKNFKYGSDIVNLVADKTQKGSLGAVGYDDEGVKTKEWHLVKDGTLVNYQAIRDQAHMLGEEASHGCCYADGWDTVQFQRMPNVSLQPGKEKYSVQDMIKDVEKGIYIAGRGSFSIDQQRYNFQFGGTVFMEIKNGEITGMLKDVAYQSNTQEFWNSCAKICDADDYRLFGSFFDGKGQPSQVSAVSHGSSTTRFNGINVINTGRKI; from the coding sequence TTGAAAAGACGAAACTTTATTCAATTAGCGGGTCTTGGATTAGGTGGAACAGCGCTATCGGTGCCGATTATTGGTAATGCTGTCCCAACTGATGTGATCAAAGACCCCGTTGCAGATTCAGTGAAAAAACATTTATCAGATGTTGCCCTTGACACTGCAACTAGTAATGGCGCTTCCTATGCCGATGTACGTATAGGACGTTACCTAAACCAATTTCTATTTACTCGCGAAAAGAAAGTTCAGAACATCGTTAACACAGAATCTTTTGGTATTGGTGTTCGTGTAATTGCCAATGGTACTTGGGGATTTGCTTCTACTAATGATGTAACTGAAAGAGGTATCAGAGAGGCTACAAGACAAGCCGTAGCAATAGCAAAAGCAAACTCTCGTATCCAAAAAGAACCTGTAAATCTTGTTCCACAAGAAGGCTACGGACAAGTAGCTTGGAAAGCACCAATCGAAAAGAATGCTTTCGAAACTCCAATCAAAGACAAAGTAGATTTATTACTGAATGCAAACTCTGCAGCCATGGACAATGGGGCTAAGTTTGTTTCTTCTGCTTTATTTTTTGTAAATGAGCAAAAGTACTTTGCTTCTACAGAAGGTTCTTACATCGATCAAGATGTACACCGTGTTTGGCCAACATTCACAGCAACAGGTGTAGATCAAAATACAGGTAAATTCAAATCTCGTCAAGCACTTTCTGCACCGATGGGAATGGGATTTGAGTATTTGGATGGACTAGATTCTGAAAAGGTAGATGGTCCAGCAGGTCTTCGTCTTTACAGAAATTCGTATGATATGGTGGAAGATGCTGCCATTGCAGGAAAGCAAGTAAAAGAAATGCTATCTGCAAAATCAGTAGAACCAGGAAAGTACGATTTGGTGCTAGAGCCAAATCACTTAGGACTGACTATTCACGAATCAGTTGGTCACCCACTAGAGCTTGACCGTGTATTAGGCTATGAAGCCAACTATGCGGGGACAAGTTTCGCGACACTTGATAAGTGGGAATCAAAGAACTTCAAATACGGATCAGACATCGTAAATCTTGTAGCTGATAAAACTCAAAAAGGATCTTTGGGAGCAGTCGGTTATGATGACGAAGGTGTAAAAACAAAAGAGTGGCACTTGGTGAAAGACGGAACATTGGTGAATTACCAAGCTATCCGTGACCAAGCACATATGCTAGGAGAAGAAGCTTCTCATGGCTGTTGTTATGCCGATGGTTGGGACACAGTTCAGTTCCAACGTATGCCAAACGTTTCTTTACAGCCAGGTAAAGAAAAGTACTCTGTTCAAGACATGATCAAAGATGTAGAAAAAGGAATCTACATTGCAGGTAGAGGATCATTCTCAATTGACCAACAACGCTACAACTTCCAGTTTGGAGGAACAGTGTTTATGGAAATTAAGAATGGTGAAATCACAGGAATGTTGAAGGATGTAGCTTACCAATCAAATACGCAAGAGTTCTGGAACTCATGTGCGAAGATTTGTGACGCTGATGATTACCGTTTATTTGGCTCATTCTTTGACGGAAAAGGACAGCCTTCGCAAGTTTCTGCGGTTTCTCACGGTAGTTCTACTACACGTTTCAACGGTATCAATGTGATTAACACTGGCCGTAAAATCTAA
- a CDS encoding TldD/PmbA family protein, with translation MALLTKEEAKIILDKVLSFSTADECEVTLGGSNSGNIRYARNTVSTAGMKSDLELAVRSTYGKKSGVATTNELDKESLKRVVERSEELAKLAPENPEYMPLEGPHEYKPTPMYTKATAEINPEFRAKVAETSITMAEKNDLVAAGFLEDEASFEASANSKGLFAYEESTSMDFTLTVRSKDGTGSGWVRRDFNDVSKFDIEKATSIAVQKATDSRNAKAIEPGKYTVILEPAASADLIRNMGFNMSARSADEGRSFMSKRGGGTKIGEKMFDERVTIYSDPWHPEVPASAISGDGLPREKTMWVENGVVKNLFRSRYWADKNGEVAMPRPSNMIMVGGDKSTQELIESTEKGILVTRLWYIRSVDPQTLLYTGLTRDGTFYIENGKIKFPIKNMRFNESPVIMLNNIEDLGKPVRFDGKMIPPMKIRDFTFTSLSDAI, from the coding sequence ATGGCATTATTAACCAAAGAGGAAGCAAAAATCATCTTAGACAAGGTATTGAGCTTCTCTACTGCCGATGAGTGTGAAGTGACACTAGGTGGTAGCAACAGTGGAAATATCCGTTATGCTAGAAATACGGTTTCTACTGCAGGTATGAAATCAGATTTAGAACTTGCTGTAAGATCTACTTATGGAAAGAAATCAGGAGTAGCTACAACAAATGAATTGGATAAAGAATCCTTGAAAAGAGTTGTAGAGCGTTCCGAGGAGTTGGCAAAACTTGCTCCAGAGAATCCTGAGTACATGCCTCTAGAAGGACCTCATGAATATAAACCAACGCCAATGTATACAAAGGCTACAGCGGAAATCAACCCAGAATTCCGAGCAAAAGTAGCTGAAACAAGTATCACAATGGCGGAGAAAAATGATTTAGTAGCAGCAGGTTTCTTAGAAGATGAAGCTTCTTTTGAAGCATCAGCAAATTCTAAAGGACTTTTCGCTTACGAAGAATCTACAAGTATGGACTTTACACTAACTGTCCGTTCGAAAGACGGTACAGGTTCGGGTTGGGTTCGTCGTGATTTCAATGATGTATCTAAGTTTGACATTGAAAAAGCTACATCAATTGCGGTACAAAAAGCAACAGATTCTCGTAATGCAAAAGCGATTGAGCCAGGGAAATACACTGTAATTCTTGAACCAGCAGCTTCAGCTGATTTGATCAGAAATATGGGCTTCAATATGAGTGCTCGTTCTGCCGATGAAGGACGTAGTTTTATGTCTAAAAGAGGTGGAGGTACTAAAATCGGAGAGAAGATGTTCGACGAAAGAGTAACGATTTACTCTGACCCTTGGCATCCAGAAGTTCCTGCTTCAGCAATCAGTGGCGATGGTCTTCCTCGTGAAAAAACAATGTGGGTTGAGAATGGAGTAGTGAAAAACTTATTCAGAAGCCGTTATTGGGCTGATAAAAATGGAGAAGTCGCTATGCCAAGACCTTCAAACATGATTATGGTAGGTGGCGATAAGTCTACACAAGAACTGATCGAAAGTACTGAGAAAGGTATCTTAGTCACTCGCTTGTGGTATATCCGTTCGGTAGACCCTCAGACGTTACTTTATACAGGGCTAACTCGTGACGGAACTTTCTACATTGAGAATGGAAAGATCAAATTCCCTATTAAGAATATGCGTTTCAATGAAAGTCCAGTAATCATGTTGAATAACATTGAAGACTTGGGTAAACCTGTTCGTTTTGATGGGAAAATGATTCCTCCAATGAAGATCAGAGACTTTACATTTACAAGTCTTTCAGATGCTATCTAA
- a CDS encoding AAA family ATPase has translation MDTKHIQQLTSKLQELKAEVAKVIIGQEEAVEQMLIALLANGHALLEGVPGVAKTLMVNTLAKGVDLGFNRIQFTPDLMPTDILGTEILRQGEGGKQSHFEFVQGPIFTNVLLADEINRTPPKTQAALLEAMQEKKVTYAGKDYKLDEPFFIVATQNPIEQAGTFQLPEAQLDRFLLYVKVGYLSEADELQVLLSTTTNKKAEVNAVLSKEEIKELQYLVREVSINEDLVRFVNQLIRSTRPQDSSVEEAKQSLRWGAGPRAGQALILTAKARALMNGRFAVIPEDLEAVAKPVLRHRILLNFQAIADGTTADQVIDVLFSKIELKAAVL, from the coding sequence ATGGATACAAAACATATACAACAACTAACATCAAAATTACAAGAGCTCAAAGCTGAAGTGGCTAAGGTTATCATCGGTCAGGAAGAAGCTGTTGAGCAAATGCTGATTGCTTTATTAGCAAATGGGCATGCACTTCTGGAAGGTGTTCCGGGAGTAGCAAAAACGCTTATGGTAAATACCCTAGCCAAAGGTGTTGACTTAGGCTTCAATAGAATTCAGTTTACACCAGATTTGATGCCTACGGATATTCTTGGAACTGAAATACTCAGACAAGGTGAAGGTGGTAAACAAAGCCATTTTGAATTTGTACAAGGTCCAATCTTTACGAACGTTTTGCTTGCCGATGAGATAAACCGTACTCCACCCAAAACACAAGCAGCACTTTTGGAAGCAATGCAAGAGAAAAAGGTGACTTATGCAGGAAAAGACTACAAACTAGATGAGCCATTCTTCATTGTCGCTACGCAAAACCCGATTGAACAAGCGGGAACATTCCAATTGCCAGAAGCACAACTCGACCGTTTTTTACTGTATGTAAAGGTGGGTTACCTTTCTGAAGCAGACGAATTGCAAGTATTACTTTCGACAACGACCAATAAAAAAGCAGAAGTCAATGCTGTACTTTCAAAAGAGGAAATCAAAGAGCTGCAATACTTGGTTCGAGAAGTCAGTATAAATGAAGATTTAGTAAGATTCGTAAATCAATTGATCCGCTCTACTCGTCCACAAGATTCTAGTGTAGAAGAGGCAAAACAATCTTTGCGATGGGGTGCTGGACCAAGAGCAGGGCAAGCATTGATTCTTACCGCAAAAGCTAGAGCCTTGATGAATGGAAGATTTGCTGTTATTCCAGAAGATTTGGAGGCTGTAGCCAAACCCGTATTGCGACATAGAATACTCCTCAATTTCCAAGCTATAGCTGATGGTACAACCGCAGATCAAGTGATTGATGTCCTTTTCTCCAAAATTGAACTTAAAGCTGCAGTGCTCTAA